A genome region from Streptomyces pratensis includes the following:
- a CDS encoding protein phosphatase 2C domain-containing protein → MARFFGRRQEDEEEPPGSSGPSGAPDRSGAPGLPGQARTPDGRAPADGPYPVRPAPGDGPAPAGPLPPVSRHDAPGGPGPSAGHRAPAEQEQQAPSSPPRRRQARGASVPARETREPRLPGAQTPAWSRFILGRPAARFEPKPPPADPYRPDTLFDGWSTPGLTVRLASVRGDAHRFGGQPRQDDIVVASHGPTGSVVFAVADGVSSAAQSHVGAALACRTAVADVLRQLDEERHQVDWKRVVTAAAYQLLMRVTRGSEPTREQKHEAQVLLATTLVTGFVRLTGSGLLEVNLVHVGDSGAWMLHKNRFHPLLGGKEERADGVFSSAVSALPWLPPQIEGTWYTFPEDGVLLIGTDGFGDPLGDGTGRIGSVMAYELGRPPREPQAVAQLLDFSRETFDDDRTLLAVWPRHRLDESGGPGAAKAWPDGAAG, encoded by the coding sequence GTGGCGCGCTTCTTCGGTCGCCGGCAGGAGGACGAGGAGGAGCCCCCGGGCTCCTCCGGCCCGTCCGGGGCGCCGGACCGGTCCGGCGCACCCGGGCTTCCTGGGCAGGCCAGGACGCCGGACGGCCGGGCCCCGGCCGACGGGCCGTATCCCGTACGGCCCGCGCCCGGGGACGGGCCCGCGCCCGCCGGGCCTCTCCCACCCGTATCCCGTCACGACGCGCCCGGCGGCCCCGGCCCGTCGGCCGGTCACCGGGCGCCGGCGGAACAGGAGCAGCAGGCGCCGTCCTCACCGCCGCGCCGGCGGCAGGCCCGGGGTGCCTCCGTCCCCGCACGGGAAACACGGGAGCCCCGGCTCCCCGGGGCGCAGACTCCGGCCTGGTCACGTTTCATCCTGGGCCGGCCGGCTGCCCGGTTCGAGCCGAAGCCGCCCCCGGCGGACCCCTACCGCCCCGACACTCTCTTCGACGGCTGGTCCACACCAGGGCTCACCGTCCGGCTCGCCTCCGTACGCGGTGACGCGCACCGCTTCGGGGGGCAGCCGCGCCAGGACGACATCGTGGTGGCATCGCACGGGCCGACCGGATCAGTGGTGTTCGCGGTGGCCGACGGGGTCTCATCAGCTGCCCAGTCGCATGTGGGAGCGGCGCTGGCCTGCCGTACCGCCGTCGCCGACGTGTTGCGCCAGCTCGACGAGGAACGGCATCAGGTCGACTGGAAGCGGGTCGTGACCGCGGCGGCGTACCAGCTCTTGATGCGGGTGACCCGCGGCTCGGAGCCGACCCGCGAGCAGAAGCACGAGGCCCAGGTCCTGCTGGCCACGACCCTGGTGACGGGTTTCGTGCGGCTGACCGGGAGCGGCCTGCTGGAGGTCAATCTGGTGCACGTGGGGGACAGCGGCGCCTGGATGCTGCACAAGAACCGTTTCCACCCTCTGCTGGGCGGCAAGGAGGAGCGCGCGGACGGCGTCTTCTCGTCCGCGGTGTCCGCGCTGCCGTGGCTCCCGCCGCAGATCGAGGGGACCTGGTACACGTTCCCCGAGGACGGGGTGCTGCTGATCGGGACGGACGGGTTCGGCGATCCGCTGGGGGACGGTACCGGGAGGATCGGGTCGGTGATGGCGTACGAGTTGGGCCGCCCGCCGCGAGAGCCGCAGGCCGTCGCGCAGCTGCTCGACTTCTCGCGCGAGACGTTCGACGACGACCGGACCCTGCTCGCCGTGTGGCCGCGTCACCGGCTCGACGAGAGCGGCGGCCCCGGAGCCGCGAAGGCGTGGCCGGACGGGGCAGCGGGATGA
- a CDS encoding Crp/Fnr family transcriptional regulator has translation MDSAPRHRPHRMPFWSLLDDDARARLRTAGAMVAFPAKETLLRQYDLTDHLLVLRRGCAKVAANSAAGYQAVLAIRRAGDLLGEQAALDGGPRSATLTSLTRVEALMIPSSAFGEAARSVPSIALALQQVLSERLRESDGHRAAAGSEAVQARLAALLLDLGAEYGRPQADGAVLIALPLSQDDFAGLVLSSRRTVSRVLEQWRGHGWVTTGRNRLTIDRPDELKRLSVSGY, from the coding sequence GTGGACAGCGCACCCCGCCACCGCCCGCACCGGATGCCCTTCTGGTCGCTGCTCGACGACGACGCCAGGGCCCGACTGCGCACTGCCGGTGCCATGGTGGCGTTTCCGGCCAAGGAGACCCTGCTGCGGCAGTACGATCTCACCGACCACCTGCTCGTCCTGCGGCGTGGCTGCGCCAAGGTCGCCGCCAATTCCGCCGCGGGCTACCAGGCCGTCCTCGCCATCCGCAGAGCCGGCGACCTGCTCGGCGAGCAGGCCGCACTGGACGGTGGACCGCGCTCCGCCACACTCACCTCGCTCACCAGGGTCGAGGCCCTGATGATCCCCTCGTCCGCGTTCGGTGAAGCCGCCCGGTCCGTGCCCAGCATCGCGCTCGCGCTCCAGCAGGTGCTCTCCGAGCGCCTGCGCGAGTCGGACGGCCATCGGGCAGCCGCCGGTTCGGAAGCCGTCCAGGCCCGGCTGGCGGCACTGCTGCTGGATCTCGGCGCGGAGTACGGGCGCCCGCAGGCGGACGGGGCCGTTCTCATCGCCCTGCCGCTGTCCCAGGACGACTTCGCCGGTCTCGTCCTCAGCTCGCGGCGGACGGTCAGCCGCGTCCTGGAGCAGTGGCGCGGGCACGGCTGGGTGACGACGGGGCGCAACAGGCTGACCATCGACCGTCCGGACGAGCTGAAACGGCTGAGCGTCTCGGGGTACTAG
- a CDS encoding vWA domain-containing protein: MSVSLILNNRPVPRAQLADLPGLPPNFAVVYPMDGGGWEVESQRHRTMTQRWLTKNKLCYVVDLGDHRRTAKLTRTPLTCKDQAHRFEATIDVGFRVHDPVAVVRSNLPDVLSAVYPYLISKIRPHAAQFAIDEAFEAQARINGSLVLPMPLSEGMTLYYCDVQLEPDEAAREFIRSRTKAGRASEMGRLQHHAVLGNTRHQEAVKDIEQEARIARDRRERAALSSVQLDFRGLILEHLAKHPDDTEKSMELLLRWDEGRQLRALDQEQRQVEMVRYMIDKGIVREVDVPGLREGVLGPSTVAFGGMLPPGSGEPAQPAPASAHTHPPAAQPSPAAGRPPTPPPPPAPPWGGTRPDSAQAPGGSPSAAPSDSRAVVGLAPVYVVLDTSSAAAGCVTELRDALRSLQTVLANSPDVTTAVRLSVLTFSGTSDVRLPLTQISWQTGIPDLLTGDGCRYEPVFRRLLELVPLETERLKQQARVNRPTVFFLAVGDPEDGGEWQAAHQELMRHRYRPNIVACGIGATDRRTVARIASPSEFAVAADARAGLAESVAQFSMLLQNTVLHLGRSAVAGSSELQLERPQGLTPIEDVE, from the coding sequence ATGTCGGTCTCACTGATCCTGAACAACCGTCCGGTGCCCCGTGCACAGCTCGCCGACCTCCCCGGCCTTCCGCCGAACTTCGCGGTCGTCTATCCGATGGACGGCGGCGGATGGGAGGTCGAGTCGCAGCGCCACCGGACGATGACCCAGCGGTGGCTGACCAAGAACAAGCTGTGCTACGTCGTGGACCTGGGGGATCACAGGCGCACGGCCAAACTCACCAGGACCCCGCTCACCTGCAAGGACCAGGCACACCGCTTCGAAGCGACCATCGACGTCGGATTCCGGGTGCACGACCCGGTGGCGGTGGTTCGGAGCAATCTCCCCGATGTGCTGAGCGCCGTCTATCCGTATCTGATCAGCAAGATCCGGCCGCATGCGGCGCAGTTCGCGATCGATGAGGCGTTCGAGGCACAGGCCAGGATCAACGGCTCTCTGGTACTGCCCATGCCACTCTCCGAGGGCATGACGCTCTACTACTGCGATGTGCAGCTCGAACCCGACGAGGCGGCGAGGGAGTTCATCCGCAGTCGCACGAAGGCGGGACGCGCCTCGGAGATGGGGCGGCTACAGCACCACGCGGTCCTCGGGAACACCCGCCACCAGGAAGCGGTCAAGGACATCGAGCAGGAGGCCCGGATCGCACGGGACAGGAGGGAGCGCGCCGCCCTCTCCTCCGTGCAGCTCGACTTCCGCGGCCTCATCCTGGAGCACCTGGCGAAGCATCCGGACGACACCGAGAAGTCCATGGAACTCCTGTTGCGCTGGGACGAGGGACGACAGCTTCGAGCCCTGGACCAGGAGCAGCGCCAGGTCGAGATGGTCCGGTACATGATCGACAAGGGCATCGTGCGGGAGGTGGACGTGCCCGGCCTGCGTGAGGGCGTGCTCGGGCCGTCGACCGTGGCCTTCGGCGGGATGCTGCCGCCGGGCAGCGGGGAGCCGGCGCAGCCGGCTCCGGCGTCGGCGCACACGCACCCGCCCGCGGCGCAGCCGTCGCCGGCTGCGGGCCGGCCTCCCACTCCCCCGCCACCGCCTGCCCCTCCGTGGGGCGGCACCCGCCCCGACAGTGCCCAGGCGCCGGGCGGCTCCCCGTCCGCCGCGCCGTCGGACAGCCGGGCGGTGGTCGGCCTGGCTCCGGTCTACGTCGTCCTGGACACCTCGTCGGCCGCTGCCGGCTGTGTCACCGAACTCCGTGACGCACTGCGGTCGTTGCAGACCGTACTGGCCAACAGCCCCGATGTGACGACGGCCGTGCGGCTGTCCGTGCTGACCTTCTCCGGCACTTCCGATGTCCGGCTGCCGCTGACGCAGATCTCGTGGCAGACCGGAATTCCCGATCTCCTGACCGGGGACGGCTGCCGGTACGAACCCGTGTTCCGCCGTCTGCTGGAGCTCGTGCCCCTGGAGACGGAACGGCTCAAGCAGCAGGCACGAGTCAACCGCCCCACCGTCTTCTTCCTCGCCGTGGGCGACCCGGAGGACGGCGGCGAGTGGCAGGCCGCACACCAGGAGCTGATGCGGCACCGGTACCGTCCCAACATCGTCGCCTGCGGCATCGGCGCGACCGACCGGCGGACGGTGGCGCGGATCGCCAGCCCCTCCGAATTCGCAGTCGCGGCCGATGCGCGGGCGGGCCTCGCGGAGTCGGTGGCGCAGTTCTCGATGCTCCTCCAGAACACCGTGCTCCACCTGGGGCGAAGTGCCGTCGCGGGCTCGTCGGAGCTACAACTGGAACGCCCCCAGGGGCTCACCCCCATCGAAGACGTCGAGTAG
- a CDS encoding YchJ family protein produces the protein MSRRTSRPRRPAAPQAGPPRITPDAPCPCGLPAAYGDCCGRLHAGTVAAPTCEALMRSRYAAFVVQDAGYLLRTWHPATRPPAIDFDPAMRWERLEILATTEGSAFHTTGTVTFRAHYTDGGRRDSLHEQSRFVREQGAWVYETAVFVE, from the coding sequence ATGTCACGACGTACCTCACGCCCCCGCCGGCCGGCGGCCCCGCAGGCCGGGCCCCCGCGCATCACCCCGGACGCCCCGTGCCCGTGCGGTCTGCCGGCCGCCTACGGGGACTGCTGCGGCCGGCTGCACGCGGGCACCGTCGCGGCCCCGACGTGCGAGGCGCTGATGCGCTCGCGGTACGCGGCCTTCGTCGTCCAGGACGCCGGGTATCTCCTGCGGACGTGGCATCCGGCGACCCGCCCGCCGGCCATCGACTTCGACCCCGCGATGCGCTGGGAGCGGCTGGAGATCCTGGCGACCACCGAGGGCAGTGCCTTCCACACCACCGGTACGGTCACCTTCCGCGCGCACTACACCGACGGCGGCAGGCGCGACTCGCTCCACGAGCAGAGCCGCTTCGTGCGCGAGCAGGGCGCGTGGGTGTACGAGACGGCGGTCTTCGTCGAGTAG
- a CDS encoding SAM-dependent methyltransferase produces the protein MTGQESQAVEIDTSKPHPARMYDWFLGGKDNYPVDEQMARQLLALDARGRDMARVNRAFMHRATRWLAGTGVRQFLDIGSGIPTEPNLHQIAQRTAPDARVVYCDNDPIVLAHAAALLRSTPEGATEYIQADARRPDAILEAAGKILDFDRPIALSLLALLHFVDDEDGAAELVDRLVERLPSGSYLVLSHTTGDFDPEGAAKARAMYEARGMTLRPRSRAELTEFFHGLELVAPGVSLSADWRPELGDPIDVPGHEPIPGYAGVARKR, from the coding sequence ATGACCGGACAGGAATCCCAGGCCGTCGAGATCGACACCAGCAAGCCGCATCCCGCACGGATGTACGACTGGTTCCTCGGCGGCAAGGACAACTACCCGGTCGACGAACAGATGGCCCGGCAACTGCTCGCCCTGGACGCCCGCGGGCGCGACATGGCCCGCGTCAACCGTGCCTTCATGCACCGGGCCACCCGCTGGCTCGCCGGGACCGGAGTGCGCCAGTTCCTCGACATCGGCTCGGGCATACCCACCGAACCGAATCTCCACCAGATCGCCCAGCGGACCGCCCCGGACGCACGCGTCGTCTACTGCGACAACGACCCGATCGTGCTCGCGCACGCGGCGGCCCTGCTGCGTTCCACTCCCGAGGGCGCCACCGAGTACATCCAGGCGGACGCCCGGCGGCCCGACGCCATCCTGGAGGCGGCCGGCAAGATCCTCGACTTCGACCGGCCGATCGCACTCTCCCTCCTCGCGCTGCTGCACTTCGTGGACGACGAGGACGGGGCCGCCGAGCTCGTGGACCGGCTCGTGGAACGGCTGCCCTCGGGCAGCTACCTCGTGCTGTCTCACACCACGGGTGACTTCGACCCCGAGGGTGCGGCCAAGGCCCGTGCGATGTACGAGGCACGGGGAATGACCCTGCGGCCGCGCTCGCGCGCCGAACTCACCGAGTTCTTCCACGGCCTCGAACTCGTCGCGCCCGGCGTCTCCCTCTCCGCGGACTGGCGCCCCGAACTCGGCGATCCCATCGACGTCCCCGGCCACGAGCCGATCCCCGGATACGCGGGCGTGGCACGCAAGCGCTGA
- a CDS encoding MDR family MFS transporter → MTTASETAPAAQSAAAPPVLDPGRRNIVFATIVLGILLAALDQTIVGTALPTIVSDLGGAEHMSWVVTAYLLAETVATVLVGKFGDLFGRKLIFQISAVVFITGSFLCGLASNMLLLIIWRGLQGIGAGGLMVTSMALIADVIPLRDRGKYQGAIGAVFGVATVVGPLLGGLFTDHLTWRWAFYVNVPIAIVVVVAAARTIPSVRAAGRPVIDYLGIALVAVGASALILGTSWGGNEYAWGSPVIIGLFAGGLVALALFCLVETRAKEPMLPMRLFRNPVFAVCSILSFIVGFAMLGAMIYLPTYLQYVDGDSATLSGVRTLPLVVGLLAASIFSGNVVSKTGHYRFFPVVGSLVMAAGLYLLSRMGPGTGVWLESLYMLVLGIGIGLSMQVLTIAVQNTVDYSDLGTATSGVTFFRTLGSSFGTAVFGTIYANALGPNLTQGVEQAARAGGDPTSLARAAESPQAVHALPAGQTAPLAQAYADTLHTVFLWTVPVALLGFVVSLFLKQVKLRDSARASSTDMGEGFAQPSTGDATKVLESAVARILHRAGPDTARRIVAESDTRLDMAGAWAVMQVDLFTRMVGHAGLRLIAARHRIPPEVLVPVFDRMIEEGYLTGDGHLFTHTAAGSREAATLSAAWAGWLNERLAEDGARPDDRQLRAAVDVIAKRLLAEDLAQQLAPPGRTVAAV, encoded by the coding sequence GTGACCACTGCCAGCGAGACCGCCCCCGCCGCGCAGAGTGCCGCAGCGCCACCCGTCCTCGACCCCGGACGCCGGAACATCGTGTTCGCCACGATCGTGCTGGGGATCCTGCTCGCGGCTCTGGACCAGACGATCGTGGGGACGGCCCTCCCCACGATCGTCTCGGACCTCGGCGGCGCGGAGCACATGTCGTGGGTCGTGACGGCCTATCTGCTGGCGGAGACCGTGGCGACGGTGCTGGTCGGCAAGTTCGGTGACCTCTTCGGACGCAAGCTGATCTTCCAGATCTCGGCGGTCGTCTTCATCACCGGCTCGTTCCTCTGCGGCCTCGCGTCGAACATGCTGCTGCTGATCATCTGGCGCGGTCTGCAGGGCATCGGCGCGGGCGGGCTCATGGTCACGTCCATGGCCCTGATCGCCGATGTCATCCCACTGCGCGACCGGGGCAAGTACCAGGGGGCGATCGGTGCGGTCTTCGGCGTGGCCACGGTCGTCGGACCGCTGCTGGGCGGGCTGTTCACCGATCATCTGACGTGGCGCTGGGCGTTCTACGTCAACGTTCCGATCGCGATCGTGGTGGTTGTCGCCGCAGCCCGCACCATCCCCTCCGTGCGCGCGGCGGGGCGCCCGGTCATCGACTATCTGGGCATCGCGCTGGTCGCGGTCGGTGCCAGCGCGCTGATCCTCGGTACGAGCTGGGGCGGCAACGAGTACGCCTGGGGCTCGCCGGTCATCATCGGTCTGTTCGCCGGGGGCCTCGTAGCCCTTGCGCTCTTCTGCCTCGTGGAGACACGCGCGAAGGAGCCGATGCTGCCGATGCGCCTGTTCCGCAATCCGGTGTTCGCGGTCTGCTCGATCCTGAGCTTCATCGTGGGCTTCGCCATGCTCGGCGCGATGATCTATCTGCCGACCTATCTGCAGTACGTCGACGGGGACTCGGCCACCTTGTCCGGTGTGCGGACCCTGCCGCTGGTGGTGGGCCTGCTGGCGGCCTCGATCTTCAGCGGCAACGTGGTGAGCAAGACCGGCCACTACCGTTTCTTCCCCGTCGTCGGGTCGCTCGTGATGGCGGCGGGGCTCTATCTCCTGTCCCGGATGGGCCCGGGCACCGGGGTCTGGCTGGAGTCGCTGTACATGCTCGTGCTCGGCATCGGCATCGGCCTGTCGATGCAGGTGCTGACGATCGCGGTGCAGAACACGGTCGACTACTCGGACCTCGGCACCGCGACCTCCGGAGTGACTTTCTTCCGTACGCTCGGCAGCTCGTTCGGTACGGCGGTGTTCGGCACGATCTACGCCAACGCGCTGGGGCCGAATCTGACGCAGGGTGTCGAACAGGCGGCGCGGGCGGGCGGTGATCCGACGTCGTTGGCACGGGCAGCCGAGAGCCCGCAGGCCGTGCACGCCCTGCCGGCCGGCCAGACCGCGCCTCTGGCCCAGGCCTACGCGGACACCCTCCACACGGTCTTCCTCTGGACGGTTCCGGTGGCCCTGCTGGGGTTCGTCGTCTCGCTCTTCCTGAAGCAGGTGAAGCTGCGCGACAGCGCCCGGGCGAGCTCCACCGACATGGGCGAGGGATTCGCCCAGCCGAGCACCGGGGACGCGACGAAGGTACTCGAATCCGCGGTGGCCAGGATCCTGCACCGGGCCGGTCCCGACACGGCACGGCGCATCGTGGCGGAGTCCGACACCCGGCTCGACATGGCGGGTGCCTGGGCCGTGATGCAGGTCGACCTCTTCACCCGGATGGTGGGCCACGCGGGGCTCAGGCTCATCGCCGCCCGGCACCGGATCCCGCCGGAGGTGCTGGTGCCCGTCTTCGACCGGATGATCGAGGAGGGCTACCTCACGGGGGACGGCCACCTCTTCACCCACACGGCGGCCGGCAGTCGTGAGGCGGCGACGCTTTCGGCGGCCTGGGCCGGGTGGCTCAACGAGCGGCTGGCCGAGGACGGTGCCCGTCCCGACGACCGGCAGCTGCGGGCGGCGGTCGACGTGATCGCCAAACGGCTGCTCGCGGAGGACCTGGCGCAGCAGCTGGCCCCGCCCGGGCGGACGGTGGCCGCGGTCTGA
- a CDS encoding helix-turn-helix domain-containing protein codes for MSEPRSAPTVGQVVLGKRLQDLRERVGLSRDQAAKVLRVAPGTIRRMETAEVGLKIPYVQLLLKAYGIADDETDAFVELAEEANKPGWWQRFHDVLPDWFSMYVSLEGAASLLRTYEPHFVPGLLQTEDYARSVLRTGAVGQTRPADIERHVALRMERQSLLTKAEAPKLWVVMDETVLRRPVGSPEAMRAQVDRLLEATDLPNVTLQIAEFATGHHPGTYGPFVLFRFAVPELPDMVYSEYLTGAVYFDARPEVASYLEVMDRMAAQAATAQRTKEILRDFRKEL; via the coding sequence GTGAGCGAACCGCGGTCCGCCCCGACCGTGGGTCAGGTCGTTCTCGGCAAGCGCCTGCAGGATCTGCGGGAGCGCGTCGGCCTGAGCCGTGATCAGGCGGCGAAGGTGCTCCGCGTCGCCCCGGGGACCATACGCAGGATGGAGACGGCCGAGGTCGGCCTGAAGATCCCGTACGTCCAGCTCCTCCTCAAGGCCTACGGGATCGCCGACGACGAGACCGACGCCTTCGTCGAACTTGCCGAAGAGGCCAACAAACCCGGCTGGTGGCAGCGCTTCCACGACGTGCTGCCCGACTGGTTCAGCATGTACGTCAGCCTGGAGGGCGCCGCGAGTCTCCTGCGCACCTACGAGCCGCACTTCGTCCCCGGTCTGCTGCAGACCGAGGACTACGCGCGCTCCGTCCTGCGCACCGGAGCGGTCGGCCAGACGAGGCCCGCCGACATCGAGCGCCACGTCGCGCTGCGGATGGAACGGCAGTCACTGCTCACCAAGGCGGAGGCTCCGAAGCTGTGGGTGGTGATGGACGAGACGGTCCTGCGGCGCCCCGTCGGCAGCCCCGAGGCCATGCGTGCCCAGGTCGACCGTCTGCTGGAGGCGACCGACCTGCCCAACGTGACCCTGCAGATCGCGGAGTTCGCGACCGGCCACCACCCGGGCACGTACGGCCCGTTCGTCCTCTTCCGCTTCGCGGTTCCCGAGCTCCCCGACATGGTCTACAGCGAGTACCTGACCGGCGCCGTCTACTTCGACGCGCGCCCCGAGGTCGCTTCCTACCTCGAGGTCATGGACCGCATGGCGGCTCAGGCCGCAACTGCACAACGCACGAAGGAAATCCTCAGGGACTTCCGCAAGGAGCTGTGA
- a CDS encoding DUF397 domain-containing protein, translating to MNHIYNGMPAADLGTEGWYKPWSGGNGGNCVEAMKLADGRVAVRQSADPDGPALIYSNGEIAAFIQGAKAGTADFLLT from the coding sequence ATGAACCACATATACAACGGCATGCCGGCCGCCGACCTCGGCACCGAAGGCTGGTACAAGCCGTGGAGCGGTGGTAACGGGGGCAACTGCGTCGAGGCCATGAAGCTGGCGGACGGCAGGGTGGCGGTCCGCCAGTCCGCCGATCCCGACGGCCCCGCACTCATCTACTCGAACGGGGAGATCGCCGCCTTCATCCAGGGCGCCAAGGCCGGGACGGCCGACTTCCTCCTCACCTGA
- a CDS encoding vWA domain-containing protein — protein sequence MAENQGQLLPVYVLADESGSMHPYVGDLNAGLASLHRSLLGEPMAAAKVRFSVLGFANSVTERLILADLRAENELPRLTASGGTSYEAAFDALLRRIPQDVDTLKSQGYRVHRPAVFFLSDGQPNSGEAWQNSHRELTDRSVTKAAPNIIACGIGQAEAETMLSVATQSDFAFISVPGAQLGASIARFFTALTKSVVESGNAMASGNPELVVERPEGFRLAIDEV from the coding sequence ATGGCAGAAAACCAAGGGCAGTTGCTGCCGGTGTACGTCCTGGCGGACGAGTCCGGCTCCATGCATCCGTACGTCGGTGACCTCAATGCCGGACTCGCCTCGCTGCACCGGTCCCTGCTCGGCGAACCGATGGCGGCGGCGAAGGTCCGGTTCTCCGTGCTCGGGTTCGCCAACAGTGTGACCGAACGGCTGATACTCGCCGACCTCCGGGCGGAGAACGAGCTGCCCCGTCTGACGGCGAGCGGCGGAACGAGTTACGAGGCGGCCTTCGACGCGCTGCTGCGACGGATCCCGCAAGATGTGGACACGCTCAAGAGCCAGGGCTACCGCGTGCACCGGCCCGCGGTGTTCTTCCTCAGTGACGGCCAGCCCAACTCCGGCGAGGCGTGGCAGAACAGTCACCGGGAGCTCACCGACCGCTCGGTCACCAAGGCGGCGCCCAACATCATCGCCTGTGGCATCGGGCAGGCCGAGGCCGAGACCATGCTGAGCGTCGCCACCCAGTCCGACTTCGCCTTCATCTCGGTGCCGGGAGCCCAGCTCGGGGCTTCCATCGCCCGGTTCTTCACCGCGCTCACCAAGAGCGTGGTGGAGTCCGGCAACGCGATGGCGTCGGGAAACCCAGAACTGGTGGTCGAGCGGCCGGAAGGCTTCCGGCTCGCGATTGACGAGGTGTGA
- a CDS encoding Pycsar system effector family protein: MSQEESQARAVRTAWQIHASLHESTRTVDAKASFALAMESAVLAGIAALSGSGRALGRVTGFAEFVLWSGVVLLGLAAILAVLVVLPRHNGEGRTPGPGEDEFLFYGHLRHWAPDDLAQRLADTDALPTLSRQLVVMSAIAWTKHRRVQQSLVLAVAGSLLVAAVIAFA; encoded by the coding sequence GTGTCGCAGGAGGAATCTCAGGCCCGCGCGGTGAGGACGGCATGGCAGATCCATGCCTCGCTCCACGAGTCGACCCGCACGGTCGACGCCAAGGCGTCCTTCGCCCTGGCCATGGAGTCCGCGGTCCTCGCCGGCATCGCCGCACTGTCGGGCAGTGGCCGAGCGCTCGGGCGCGTGACCGGCTTCGCGGAGTTCGTCCTCTGGTCCGGTGTGGTCCTCCTCGGACTCGCCGCGATCCTCGCCGTACTCGTCGTCCTGCCGCGCCACAACGGTGAAGGCCGCACACCCGGTCCCGGCGAGGACGAGTTCCTCTTCTACGGCCATCTGCGCCACTGGGCCCCCGACGACCTCGCGCAGCGGCTCGCCGACACGGACGCCCTGCCCACCCTCAGCCGCCAGCTCGTCGTCATGAGCGCGATCGCCTGGACGAAGCACAGGCGCGTGCAGCAGTCGCTGGTGCTCGCCGTCGCCGGCAGTCTTCTGGTGGCCGCCGTCATCGCGTTCGCCTGA
- a CDS encoding ATP-binding protein, translating into MAPGSALIPRLMDLSPGTEALRYCFALPAHPESVAGARRLTRARLADWRLTGDAHDAAVLIVSELVTNAVVHTTSARVVCELRCDDGRLRVSVQDQGHQPGGPRLSLTAEGEHGRGLLLVDSMSAAWGSHAAGNHSGRIVWAELPYGPERTC; encoded by the coding sequence GTGGCACCTGGCAGTGCGCTCATCCCCCGGCTCATGGACCTCAGCCCCGGGACGGAAGCGCTCCGTTACTGCTTCGCGCTGCCGGCGCACCCCGAGTCGGTGGCCGGTGCCCGGCGCCTCACGCGCGCCCGGCTGGCCGACTGGCGCCTGACCGGGGACGCCCACGACGCCGCGGTGCTCATCGTCTCGGAGCTGGTCACCAACGCGGTGGTGCACACCACGAGCGCCCGGGTCGTCTGCGAGCTCCGCTGCGACGACGGCCGGCTGCGCGTCTCCGTACAGGACCAGGGGCATCAGCCCGGTGGCCCCCGGCTGTCCCTCACCGCCGAGGGGGAACACGGACGCGGACTGCTGCTCGTCGACTCCATGAGCGCCGCCTGGGGATCCCATGCCGCGGGGAACCACTCGGGGCGCATCGTATGGGCCGAACTGCCCTACGGCCCGGAGCGGACATGCTGA